A part of Melittangium boletus DSM 14713 genomic DNA contains:
- a CDS encoding tetratricopeptide repeat protein has product MAREKDNIALSDEHNSRGIELADRGWLDEAIKEFKKAIDLDPDSAHAHDNLATVYAEKKLFREALGEYLTALKLEPDSPTAHYNLACFLSTHAAEMAVSEYREAIELDPEYPDAHLNLGLTYADQGRIEDAMRELQTAIELQPQDAFPRHELAALLMDEGDYRSAITQLKEVVRLEADNFEAHLDLGICYAQKGFYAEAERSYEKASALNAEDLLLNYNLAALYALWGRRADALNFLQKAVTADRQKVQGWLATDTMFDSLKSDPGFEALF; this is encoded by the coding sequence ATGGCCCGGGAAAAGGACAACATCGCTCTCTCCGACGAGCACAACTCACGTGGCATCGAGTTGGCCGATCGTGGATGGCTCGACGAGGCCATCAAGGAGTTCAAGAAGGCGATCGATCTCGATCCCGACTCCGCGCACGCCCACGACAACCTCGCCACCGTCTACGCCGAGAAGAAGCTCTTCCGCGAGGCCCTGGGCGAGTACCTCACCGCGCTCAAGCTGGAGCCGGACAGTCCCACCGCTCACTACAACCTCGCCTGCTTCCTCTCCACGCATGCCGCCGAGATGGCGGTGTCGGAGTACCGCGAGGCCATTGAGCTGGATCCGGAGTACCCGGACGCGCACCTCAACCTGGGTCTCACCTACGCGGACCAGGGCCGCATCGAGGACGCCATGCGCGAGCTGCAGACGGCCATCGAGCTGCAGCCCCAGGACGCCTTCCCCCGGCACGAGCTCGCCGCGCTGCTGATGGACGAGGGGGACTACCGCTCGGCCATCACCCAGCTCAAGGAAGTGGTGCGGCTGGAGGCGGACAATTTCGAGGCCCACCTGGACCTGGGCATCTGCTACGCCCAGAAGGGCTTCTACGCCGAGGCCGAGCGCTCCTACGAGAAGGCGAGCGCGCTCAACGCCGAGGATCTGCTGCTCAACTACAACCTGGCCGCCCTCTACGCGCTGTGGGGCCGCCGGGCCGATGCGTTGAACTTCCTGCAGAAGGCCGTGACGGCGGATCGCCAGAAGGTCCAGGGTTGGCTCGCCACGGATACGATGTTCGACTCGTTGAAGAGCGACCCCGGGTTCGAGGCGCTCTTCTGA
- a CDS encoding SMI1/KNR4 family protein, giving the protein MPTPMSRLLEEVSRDHFPYPPATPEEIDAFEQRVGWKLDSDLRAFYLHCNGAELIKRLPNSPYQMLPLSEIVRARVAIYGEDNDTWGPASVFAFCDVQDGNYVLVDVRRQENGLYPLFDGDHEAWPDPAYCKQVASSLSEFLEQVLRTRRGLYWLGE; this is encoded by the coding sequence ATGCCCACGCCCATGAGCCGCCTGCTGGAGGAAGTCTCCCGCGATCACTTCCCCTATCCACCTGCTACGCCGGAGGAGATCGATGCGTTCGAGCAGAGGGTGGGCTGGAAGCTGGACTCGGACCTTCGTGCCTTCTATCTGCACTGCAACGGGGCGGAGTTGATCAAGAGGCTGCCGAACTCGCCGTATCAGATGCTTCCCCTGTCCGAGATCGTCCGAGCACGGGTAGCCATCTACGGTGAGGATAACGATACGTGGGGTCCTGCCTCGGTGTTCGCCTTCTGCGACGTACAGGACGGTAACTACGTGCTGGTAGATGTGCGTCGCCAGGAGAATGGTCTCTACCCCCTCTTCGACGGCGACCACGAGGCGTGGCCGGATCCGGCCTACTGCAAGCAGGTCGCCAGTTCCCTCTCGGAGTTCCTGGAGCAGGTGCTGCGAACCCGGCGCGGTCTCTATTGGCTGGGTGAATGA
- a CDS encoding PA0069 family radical SAM protein, with protein sequence MKPRPVSNPPNPWDTTAVEYLEEIPPAKLEVLEDHSREVLGRNDSPDVGFSWSVNPYRGCLHACAYCYARPYHEYLGFGAGTDFETKLVVKPRAAELLREAFERRSWKGESVAFSGITDCYQPLEASLRLTRACLEVCAEYRNPVGIITKGLLIERDLDVLQTLAEHARLSVCITLPFHDEHVARAMEPYVASPRRRLLTIERLAAAGIDVGVAVAPIIPGLNDEDMVRVLTAAREAGATRAFSTLLRLPGPVQAVFEQRLRDKLPLRAERVLHRIRETRGGELNDSRFKVRMRGEGLYADTLHQLFATTARRLGLKTTMSLDSGDKESPFRRPMKSGTQLSFF encoded by the coding sequence GTGAAACCCCGGCCCGTCTCCAACCCGCCCAACCCCTGGGACACCACCGCAGTGGAGTACCTGGAGGAGATTCCCCCCGCGAAGCTGGAGGTCCTGGAGGATCACAGCCGCGAGGTGCTCGGGCGCAACGACAGTCCGGACGTGGGCTTCTCCTGGAGCGTCAACCCGTACCGCGGTTGCCTGCACGCCTGCGCGTACTGCTACGCCCGGCCCTATCACGAGTACCTCGGCTTCGGCGCGGGTACGGACTTCGAGACCAAACTCGTCGTCAAGCCGCGCGCCGCGGAGCTGCTGCGCGAGGCCTTCGAGCGCAGGAGCTGGAAGGGCGAGTCCGTCGCCTTCAGCGGCATCACCGACTGCTACCAGCCCCTGGAGGCCTCGCTGCGGCTCACCCGCGCCTGCCTGGAGGTCTGCGCCGAGTACCGCAACCCCGTGGGCATCATCACCAAGGGGCTCCTCATCGAGCGCGACCTCGACGTGCTCCAGACGCTCGCCGAGCACGCACGGCTCTCCGTATGCATCACCCTCCCCTTCCACGACGAGCACGTGGCCCGGGCCATGGAGCCCTACGTGGCCTCGCCCCGCCGGCGCCTGCTCACCATCGAGCGGCTGGCCGCCGCGGGCATCGACGTGGGCGTGGCGGTGGCTCCCATCATCCCCGGCCTCAATGACGAGGACATGGTGCGCGTGCTCACCGCGGCGCGCGAGGCGGGGGCCACCCGGGCCTTCTCCACCCTGCTGCGGCTGCCCGGCCCCGTGCAGGCCGTCTTCGAGCAGCGTCTGCGCGACAAGCTGCCCCTGCGCGCCGAGCGCGTCCTCCACCGCATCCGCGAGACGCGGGGCGGAGAACTCAACGACTCACGCTTCAAGGTGCGCATGCGCGGCGAGGGCCTGTACGCGGACACCCTCCACCAGCTCTTCGCGACCACCGCCCGCCGCCTGGGGCTGAAAACCACCATGTCCCTGGACAGCGGCGACAAGGAGAGTCCCTTCCGTCGGCCCATGAAGTCGGGCACCCAGCTCAGCTTCTTCTGA
- the prfA gene encoding peptide chain release factor 1, whose product MIDKLEDVERRFERLTADLANPDVIADSAKLQKVSKERAGLEKLVETFRAYRKVLDDLKEVEAWLSSPDPDEKAYAREALPGLKTQREEQEQALKVLLLPKDPNDEKDVILEIRAGAGGDEAGLFAEEVMQMYLRYADRKGWKADILDMSPGGAGGVKDVTITLSGDGIYSAMKYESGVHRVQRVPATEAQGRIHTSTITVSVMPEAEDVDIKLNPADIEMQVMRSTGSGGQSVNTTDSAVRLIHKPSGIVVKCQQEKSQGKNRAMAERMLRAKLYEIEQERIRNERDSMRRGQVGTGDRSEKIRTYNFPQDRLTDHRIGLTVHNLPGIMAGGVEDVITACRTHYQAEALKQQTGEGRSPPGA is encoded by the coding sequence ATGATCGATAAACTTGAAGACGTGGAGCGCCGGTTCGAGCGCCTGACCGCCGATCTGGCCAACCCGGACGTCATCGCCGATTCGGCGAAGCTGCAGAAGGTCTCCAAGGAGCGGGCGGGCCTGGAGAAGCTGGTGGAGACCTTCCGGGCGTACCGCAAGGTGCTCGACGACCTCAAGGAAGTCGAGGCCTGGCTGTCCAGCCCGGACCCGGACGAGAAGGCCTACGCGCGCGAGGCCCTGCCCGGGCTCAAGACGCAGCGCGAGGAGCAGGAGCAGGCGCTCAAGGTGCTCCTGCTGCCCAAGGATCCCAATGACGAGAAGGACGTCATCCTGGAGATCCGCGCGGGCGCGGGCGGCGACGAGGCCGGCCTGTTCGCCGAGGAAGTGATGCAGATGTACCTGCGCTACGCGGACCGCAAGGGCTGGAAGGCGGACATCCTGGACATGAGCCCCGGCGGCGCGGGCGGGGTCAAGGACGTCACCATCACCCTGTCGGGCGACGGCATCTACAGCGCCATGAAGTACGAGTCCGGGGTGCACCGGGTGCAGCGCGTGCCGGCCACCGAGGCCCAGGGGCGCATCCACACCTCCACCATCACCGTGTCGGTGATGCCCGAGGCCGAGGACGTGGACATCAAGCTCAACCCGGCCGACATCGAGATGCAGGTGATGCGCTCGACGGGCTCGGGCGGCCAGAGCGTGAACACCACGGACTCCGCGGTGCGCCTCATCCACAAGCCCTCGGGCATCGTGGTGAAGTGCCAGCAGGAGAAGAGCCAGGGGAAGAACCGCGCCATGGCCGAGCGCATGCTGCGCGCCAAGCTCTATGAAATCGAGCAGGAGCGCATCCGCAACGAGCGCGACTCCATGCGCCGGGGCCAGGTGGGCACGGGCGATCGCTCGGAGAAGATCCGCACCTACAACTTCCCGCAGGACCGGCTGACGGATCACCGCATCGGCCTCACGGTGCACAACCTGCCGGGCATCATGGCCGGCGGGGTCGAGGACGTCATCACCGCCTGCCGCACCCACTACCAGGCCGAGGCGCTCAAGCAGCAGACGGGCGAGGGCAGGAGCCCACCAGGCGCATGA
- a CDS encoding DUF952 domain-containing protein, whose protein sequence is MFWHKRVCPSLVRGDDWRAAKTVGAYRGSADDTRDGFLHFSTAEQVRDSARKHRAGERDLWLVAVDPEALGAALRWEPASGGRRPGLFPHLYGPLPVSAVLSAVPLPLGGDGQHTFPDGVP, encoded by the coding sequence GTGTTTTGGCATAAGAGGGTGTGCCCGTCGCTCGTCCGAGGCGACGACTGGCGGGCAGCCAAGACGGTGGGTGCCTACCGCGGCTCGGCCGACGACACGCGCGACGGCTTCCTGCACTTTTCCACGGCCGAGCAGGTGCGCGACAGCGCGCGCAAGCACCGCGCGGGGGAGCGAGACCTGTGGCTGGTGGCCGTCGATCCGGAGGCGTTGGGCGCGGCGCTGCGATGGGAGCCGGCATCGGGCGGGCGTCGTCCGGGGCTGTTCCCGCACCTGTACGGCCCGCTGCCGGTGTCGGCCGTGTTGTCGGCGGTTCCGCTGCCGCTGGGCGGCGACGGGCAGCACACCTTCCCCGACGGGGTGCCGTAG
- a CDS encoding ABC transporter substrate-binding protein yields the protein MRRLGGVWLCLLLAGCPSGCSKEQETETPDAGPVETGPEQLSEKEPNERPEQALVVAKDATVSASLGADPSKPDEDWYRLAPANPRVADVSVSGIPGGDVLLEVYDAPGVRSASINSAGVGKPERFPNLFVEHERWVRVASARKGTGGAYTLEVRYHAPEDGVEREPNDRAVDATPLQLGQAVAGFIGHAGDEDWYRLELPEPALPTPPPDAAGATQPPPATPPPAAEPPPSEGGVSPEPGTPSEESATGTPPPAENMPPLEVPIPVPPQAPSPATPAPAPLPVEPPMVALKIDLGGIEGVRPELSVLTAAEAPLFTTKGNEGEALSLRNVGVRASDRVVYLVVKSGWSGTGKDAKRGFNPEKAYTLTVTQEEAGANAELEPNEELYKATPLPLAGYKEGFLSPKGDVDHFVLKTSEPVLARVELSGVERMDLELSVIQPPEGENQKETVLQRANDGAIKEPERLNNVACSGACYFRVQSASRKVEGKWVRDYENAEQPYRLSITTVPDDGSQEREPNNSADRATELTLGRAVRGTVYPLKDVDYYRLDLSDRPVRTALKATLLGILKVDVGLYLHRLGEDGKLSLVQTSDRAKGDQPEVIRYSAEPDVYILEVRDARNREANFQDSYQLTVEEGD from the coding sequence ATGCGACGTCTGGGTGGGGTATGGCTGTGCCTGCTTCTCGCGGGCTGCCCGAGTGGCTGCTCGAAGGAGCAGGAGACCGAGACCCCCGATGCGGGTCCCGTGGAAACCGGACCCGAGCAGCTCAGCGAGAAGGAGCCCAACGAGCGGCCCGAACAGGCCCTCGTCGTCGCGAAGGACGCGACGGTGAGCGCCAGTCTGGGCGCGGATCCCTCCAAGCCCGATGAGGATTGGTACCGGCTCGCCCCGGCCAACCCCCGGGTGGCGGACGTGAGCGTCTCCGGCATCCCCGGCGGAGACGTGTTGCTCGAGGTGTACGACGCCCCTGGCGTGCGCAGCGCCAGCATCAACAGCGCGGGCGTGGGCAAGCCCGAGCGCTTCCCCAACCTCTTCGTCGAGCACGAGCGCTGGGTGCGGGTGGCCTCGGCGCGCAAGGGCACCGGCGGTGCCTACACGCTCGAGGTGCGCTACCACGCGCCCGAGGACGGCGTGGAGCGCGAGCCCAATGACCGGGCCGTGGACGCCACTCCGCTGCAGCTCGGGCAGGCCGTGGCGGGATTCATCGGCCACGCGGGAGATGAGGACTGGTACCGGCTGGAGCTTCCCGAGCCCGCCCTCCCCACGCCTCCTCCGGACGCGGCGGGGGCCACCCAGCCGCCTCCCGCGACGCCTCCGCCCGCCGCCGAGCCCCCGCCCTCCGAAGGCGGTGTGTCCCCGGAGCCGGGCACCCCCTCGGAAGAGTCCGCCACCGGCACACCGCCCCCGGCGGAGAACATGCCGCCGCTCGAGGTTCCCATCCCCGTGCCCCCACAGGCACCGTCTCCGGCCACGCCCGCCCCCGCTCCCCTGCCCGTGGAGCCCCCCATGGTGGCGCTGAAGATCGACCTGGGCGGCATCGAGGGCGTCCGCCCGGAGTTGTCCGTGCTCACGGCCGCCGAGGCGCCCCTCTTCACCACGAAGGGCAACGAGGGCGAGGCGCTGTCCCTGCGCAACGTCGGCGTCCGGGCGAGCGATCGCGTGGTGTACCTGGTGGTCAAGAGCGGGTGGTCCGGCACCGGCAAGGACGCGAAGCGGGGCTTCAACCCGGAAAAGGCCTACACGCTCACGGTGACGCAGGAAGAGGCCGGAGCCAACGCGGAGCTCGAACCCAACGAGGAGCTGTACAAGGCCACGCCGCTGCCGCTGGCCGGCTACAAGGAAGGCTTCCTGTCCCCCAAGGGCGACGTGGACCACTTCGTGCTGAAGACCTCGGAGCCCGTGCTCGCCCGGGTGGAGCTGTCCGGCGTGGAGCGCATGGATCTGGAACTGTCCGTGATTCAACCCCCCGAGGGCGAGAACCAGAAGGAGACGGTGCTCCAGCGCGCCAACGATGGCGCCATCAAGGAGCCCGAGCGCCTCAACAACGTGGCGTGCAGCGGCGCGTGCTACTTCCGCGTCCAGAGCGCGTCGCGCAAGGTGGAGGGCAAGTGGGTGCGCGACTACGAGAACGCCGAGCAGCCCTACCGCCTGTCCATCACCACCGTGCCCGACGACGGTAGCCAGGAGCGCGAGCCCAACAACTCCGCGGATCGCGCCACGGAGCTGACCCTGGGCCGGGCGGTGCGCGGCACCGTCTACCCCCTCAAGGACGTGGACTACTACCGGTTGGATCTATCGGACCGGCCCGTGCGCACGGCGCTCAAGGCCACCCTGCTGGGCATCCTCAAGGTGGACGTGGGGCTGTACCTGCACCGCCTGGGCGAGGACGGCAAGCTGTCGCTCGTGCAGACGTCGGACCGCGCCAAGGGCGACCAGCCCGAGGTCATCCGCTACAGCGCCGAGCCCGACGTCTACATCCTGGAGGTACGGGACGCCCGCAACCGGGAGGCCAACTTCCAGGACTCCTACCAACTGACCGTCGAGGAAGGCGATTAG
- a CDS encoding zf-TFIIB domain-containing protein has protein sequence MNCPGCSVEMADLEGDHGENFRECGDCGGLWIDVADLNRILLHNNLTGLEGQGGKVDADALTGQCPECQVDLVRVDGGDRQHPLSYDTCESCGGIFLESEFADATDAKKAEQQIIHFFRNFSRNKKSAAG, from the coding sequence ATGAATTGCCCCGGTTGCAGCGTCGAGATGGCCGATCTCGAAGGGGACCACGGCGAAAATTTCCGAGAATGTGGAGATTGCGGCGGGCTCTGGATTGATGTCGCGGACCTCAACCGGATCCTCCTCCACAACAACCTCACCGGACTCGAGGGGCAAGGAGGCAAGGTCGACGCGGACGCGCTGACCGGCCAGTGCCCTGAATGCCAGGTGGATCTCGTCCGGGTCGATGGTGGAGACCGTCAACACCCGTTGAGCTACGACACCTGCGAGTCGTGCGGCGGCATCTTCCTCGAATCCGAATTCGCCGACGCCACCGACGCCAAGAAAGCCGAGCAGCAGATCATCCACTTCTTCCGCAACTTCAGCAGGAACAAGAAGTCAGCGGCGGGCTGA
- the prmC gene encoding peptide chain release factor N(5)-glutamine methyltransferase: MSEEIWTIRKVLTWTTQHFDKKGVDAPRLTTEVLLAHVLKTTRVRLYVDLDRPLEKEELAALRALIARRMAGEPTQYLTGVREFYNRPFKVDARVLIPRPETELLVEAALHALPKDAPGAALDVCTGSGCIAISLAAERPQAQVTATDLSPDACALARENAQTLGVAERVRILEGSLYAPLPPDALFQVVVSNPPYIASGEIAGLSAEVRREPRMALDGGPDGLVLLRQVITGARRVLAPGGLLALEIGETQGAAVQALLQAAGYENARVEKDLERRDRLAFGTQPVATRPQG; the protein is encoded by the coding sequence ATGAGCGAGGAGATCTGGACCATCCGCAAGGTCCTCACCTGGACGACCCAGCACTTCGACAAGAAGGGCGTGGACGCGCCGCGGCTCACCACCGAGGTGCTGCTCGCCCATGTGTTGAAGACGACGCGGGTGCGGCTGTACGTGGACCTGGACCGGCCGCTGGAGAAGGAGGAGCTGGCCGCCTTGCGTGCCCTCATCGCGCGGCGCATGGCGGGCGAGCCCACCCAGTACCTCACCGGTGTGCGCGAGTTCTACAACCGCCCCTTCAAGGTGGACGCGCGGGTGCTCATCCCCCGCCCGGAGACGGAGCTGCTGGTGGAGGCCGCCCTGCACGCCCTGCCCAAGGACGCCCCGGGCGCCGCGCTGGACGTGTGCACTGGCTCGGGCTGCATCGCCATCAGCCTCGCGGCCGAGCGGCCCCAGGCCCAGGTGACGGCCACGGACCTGTCCCCGGACGCCTGCGCGCTCGCGCGGGAGAACGCCCAGACCCTGGGCGTGGCCGAGCGGGTGCGGATCCTGGAGGGCAGCCTCTACGCTCCCCTGCCCCCGGACGCCCTCTTCCAGGTGGTGGTGTCCAATCCCCCGTACATCGCCTCGGGGGAGATCGCCGGGCTGTCCGCGGAGGTGCGCCGCGAGCCCCGGATGGCGCTGGACGGAGGCCCCGATGGCCTCGTGCTCCTGCGGCAGGTCATCACCGGAGCCAGGCGGGTGCTCGCCCCTGGCGGGCTGCTTGCATTGGAGATTGGCGAAACACAGGGCGCGGCCGTCCAGGCGCTCCTCCAGGCCGCGGGGTACGAGAACGCGCGGGTGGAGAAGGATCTGGAGCGGCGGGATCGCCTCGCTTTCGGGACACAGCCCGTGGCCACCCGGCCACAGGGGTGA
- the murA gene encoding UDP-N-acetylglucosamine 1-carboxyvinyltransferase, protein MDKIIVKGGHRLVGEVSVSGAKNAALPILASALLADGKSVYRNVPDLADVKTMLKVLGTMGCGTGRLDGARSDVCEVEVHGPITPEAPYDLVKTMRASVLVLGPLVARFGRARVSMPGGCAIGARPIDQHLKGLKALGADIHLTEGYVEATAKHLTGGTVNFDVITVTGTENVMMAAVLARGRSVLENCAREPEVEELARVLNKMGARIEGAGTSVITIEGVEALKPVEHAILPDRIEAGTLMVAAAITGGEVLVKRVVPEHLEAVILKLRETGCTLTTEDGGIRVKAPQVPHSVDVKTTEHPGFPTDMQAQLMGLMTVADGTSVISERIFENRFMHVPELHRMGADITIQGHTAVVKGVRTLSGAPVMATDLRASASLVLAGLRAEGKTDIQRIYHLDRGYERLEQKLRALGADIQRVKA, encoded by the coding sequence ATGGACAAGATCATCGTGAAGGGTGGCCACCGGCTCGTGGGCGAGGTGTCCGTGTCGGGGGCGAAGAACGCCGCGCTCCCCATCCTCGCCTCGGCGCTGCTGGCGGATGGCAAGAGCGTCTACCGCAACGTGCCGGACCTGGCCGACGTGAAGACCATGCTCAAGGTGCTCGGCACCATGGGCTGTGGGACGGGTCGGCTCGACGGCGCCCGCTCAGACGTGTGCGAGGTCGAGGTCCACGGGCCCATCACCCCCGAGGCCCCGTACGATCTGGTGAAGACGATGCGCGCGTCGGTGCTGGTGCTCGGCCCGCTGGTGGCGCGCTTCGGCCGGGCCCGCGTGTCCATGCCGGGCGGCTGCGCCATCGGCGCGCGGCCCATCGATCAGCACCTCAAGGGACTCAAGGCCCTGGGGGCCGACATCCACCTGACCGAGGGCTACGTGGAGGCCACGGCGAAGCACCTCACGGGGGGCACCGTCAACTTCGACGTCATCACCGTGACGGGCACGGAGAACGTGATGATGGCCGCGGTGCTGGCGCGCGGCCGCAGCGTGCTGGAGAACTGCGCGCGCGAGCCCGAGGTGGAGGAGCTCGCCCGGGTGCTCAACAAGATGGGCGCGCGCATCGAGGGCGCGGGCACCTCCGTCATCACCATCGAGGGCGTGGAGGCCCTCAAGCCGGTGGAGCACGCCATCCTCCCGGACCGCATCGAGGCGGGGACCCTGATGGTGGCCGCCGCCATCACCGGGGGTGAGGTGCTGGTCAAGCGCGTGGTGCCCGAGCACCTGGAAGCCGTCATCCTCAAGCTGCGCGAGACGGGTTGCACCCTCACCACGGAGGACGGAGGCATCCGGGTGAAGGCGCCCCAGGTTCCGCACTCGGTGGACGTGAAGACGACCGAGCACCCGGGATTCCCCACGGACATGCAGGCCCAGCTCATGGGGCTGATGACGGTGGCGGACGGCACCTCGGTCATCTCCGAGCGCATCTTCGAGAACCGCTTCATGCACGTGCCGGAGCTGCACCGGATGGGGGCGGACATCACCATCCAGGGCCACACGGCGGTGGTGAAGGGCGTCCGCACGCTGTCCGGGGCGCCCGTCATGGCCACCGACCTGCGGGCCAGCGCCTCACTGGTGCTGGCGGGCCTGCGCGCCGAGGGCAAGACGGACATCCAGCGCATCTACCACCTGGACCGGGGCTACGAGCGGCTCGAGCAGAAGTTGCGTGCCCTCGGGGCCGATATCCAGCGGGTCAAGGCCTGA